A single Paenibacillus kribbensis DNA region contains:
- a CDS encoding beta-ketoacyl synthase N-terminal-like domain-containing protein, producing MKNGEQFDIYREQIKAVDRLLIQILQAQLQAVGLLNANPEDDRLWVRYGLKELYRLWMKESLDIFTRNPAVVSTVSDIQEVWEKWEQSKQHWTKDANLRAQVLLVEATLKALPEILTGKVPATDIMFPKGSMHLVEGIYKHNKVADYFNEVLSDQVTAFLQHRLKQHRGTKIRILEIGAGTGGTTSIVLDKLKPFQQYIEEYCYTDISKAFLKHGERVYGEQNPFLKFEVLNIEEAVTEQGIEVGKYDIVIAANVLHATRNIRRTLRNAKSLISNNGLILLNEISDKSIFTHLTFGLLEGWWMYEDPAVRIQGCPGLYPTQWKKLLEIEGYHHVGFLAAEETQLGQQIISAQSDGIVQVTRGTKRDRGRTSVSSQPSSGASIQTNLKSNGMDIEVYVKECIVHTLSESLKVMAHLIDHDDSFSDFGVDSITGTQLVQSINRILHIELENTDLFDYNSVNLLAAYILSQYKDVLSPVLPSRLLSPSEQNVQYFVKQTLLQHLSITLKVEVNMIDSEESFSDYGIDSITGVQFIQAINHTLGIELETTDLFDYSSIRQLSSYILSQHQGVVARTWTTRFQSDGLSPKEISANEKTTKASDNAGLPARNDSILNKKISEGIPIQDKKDDIAIIGMSGRFAQSASVEELWDHLVHGNDLIQEVSRWNLSDYYDQGKGYCNYGSFIEDIDRFDPRFFNITGLEAAYMDPQQRIFLEESWKALEDAGYAGSGVQGKDCGVYVGCGPSDYTEWIDDNPPAQAFWGNASSILPARISYYLDLHGPAIAVDTACSSSLVAIHMACQGLWTREIDMALAGGIFVQTTPNFYVHSNRANMLSPTGRCHAFDDKADGFVPGEGAGVVVLKRLEEAIADGDHIYGVIKGTAVNQDGFTNGITAPSAKSQERLEQTVFDRFGIHPENIQMVEAHGTGTQLGDPIEYKALNRAFSKYTNKKSYCALGTIKSNLGHTQYASGIAGVLKILLSLQHRQMVPSLHYQHGNMNIKMDNSPFYVNTSFKEWSVPWNTKRCAAISSFGFSGTNAHMVIEEAPEMNRYYAPVSSYLIVLSARTEEQLQQQAQQLSTYCKKEEELDLGNMSYTLLLGRKHLDHRLACIVSHTNELANILDNWLETGRTANMYVSTLNGSEIRDDPELKQHGNECIMKCIKENDKTLFARNLSAVAELYMQGYGLNYHQLFVNGGYSRVSLPTYPFGKEKFWVPQKQTISDTATIAPDSRKANMDDHHRSETRKLSYTTKQWAASPLVGKNDAVGTVAILSTHDTGELAACLASYFSDVRILGRDEIKDDLLMQDHMWNKYTGCIDLIGCGYAQEPEVEYISWLQKLIEYGNRNNLMLLCVTKDLESYRNEKINLSGALNVGLYRMLQSEYSYIRSRHMDGQSGMADRLFAEQIACEYMDNNEDTEVSYRDGQRYCAFLNEVNVQHNPVHERKFPENHVLWVTGGTKGLGLLCARHFVQHYGVKKLMLSGREQLPPKEQWNSLEAVDSATAAKIRAIQSIERLGVEVFVLSVELSDAEAMRITVETVKRFMGPIGGVIHCAGLADLENLAFIRKSPQVIGQVLNPKVLGLNVMYQSFMNEPLRFFVLFSSVSAIIPALGAGISDYAMANAYMDYFAESVAGTCPIMSIQWPSWREVGMGEVTSKPYKQAGLLSMSNEEGLNMLDSLLADSRYRVILPAWVNPVIWDPTQLMNRRLSATEFVKEERGPVQAPMQMLGSGYLDKIDLTEKTQSWLVSLFAKELRIDKAEFKPDTPFQEYGMDSILLAQVITRMDYELKEVSLDPSIILEYPTMKSLTAYLTENHPDILESFFNIEKSQAQEATNTECEQNPVFSLLKENTALKENKSFLDRKENDLDKNDKIAIIGIDCQFPDAHNKYEFWLNLKNGMDSIREAPISRVGHIRQTVAGKAIEGVGGFMDHIEDFDPDYFNIPPSLAIQIDPLQRKILECGAGAIADAGYTKEALWNKQVGVFVGARTNKYYQKLRGNDKDTIIGVGQNFIAAHLAHVYNLKGPNMIVDTACSSSLTAIHVAAKSVLNGESEIALAGGVDIILDGTIYQLLGAANIISPEGRSKAFSADANGIGVGEGCGVVVLKRLQQAIKDNNKIYGVIDGSALNNDGNTMGITTPNPEAQKELIEKAIADAHIHPETISYVEAHGTGTLIGDPIELKALTTVFSKFTGNKQFCGIGSVKSNIGHLISAAGIASFIKVLLSMSSGELPATLHCSNPNPRFNFDDSPFYIVKRHSKWTGIAGILRAGISSFGLGGNNAHIIVSNEGVPHALQAVLSSDDEGIRFNRRRYWPEPMDILESIKPVTRKAEEWKQEFFEPIEIYREGKL from the coding sequence ATGAAGAATGGTGAGCAATTTGACATTTACCGAGAACAAATAAAAGCCGTAGATAGACTTTTAATTCAGATATTACAGGCTCAGCTGCAAGCTGTGGGGCTGCTGAACGCAAATCCAGAAGATGATCGTTTGTGGGTAAGATACGGATTAAAGGAGTTATATAGGTTATGGATGAAAGAAAGTTTGGATATCTTTACTCGTAATCCAGCCGTTGTCTCTACCGTATCCGATATTCAAGAAGTTTGGGAGAAATGGGAACAAAGCAAACAGCATTGGACTAAAGATGCTAATTTGAGAGCCCAGGTTCTACTGGTTGAAGCTACGTTAAAAGCACTGCCAGAGATCTTAACCGGAAAAGTTCCAGCAACTGACATTATGTTTCCCAAAGGTTCCATGCACCTTGTCGAAGGTATTTACAAGCATAACAAGGTTGCTGACTATTTTAATGAAGTGCTCTCGGATCAGGTAACTGCTTTCTTGCAACACAGACTAAAGCAACATAGAGGAACAAAAATACGTATTCTGGAAATTGGTGCAGGAACAGGAGGAACAACATCAATAGTTCTCGATAAACTAAAGCCATTCCAACAATATATTGAGGAATATTGTTATACAGACATTTCTAAAGCTTTTCTAAAGCATGGGGAACGAGTTTATGGAGAACAGAATCCTTTTCTGAAATTCGAGGTTTTAAATATTGAAGAAGCCGTAACCGAGCAAGGGATTGAGGTGGGGAAATATGACATTGTCATTGCGGCTAACGTATTGCATGCTACCCGGAATATCCGAAGAACCCTGCGCAATGCTAAGAGCTTGATCTCTAATAACGGTCTGATTCTCTTAAATGAAATTTCAGATAAATCCATCTTTACTCATCTGACCTTCGGTTTGTTGGAGGGATGGTGGATGTATGAAGATCCTGCCGTACGTATTCAGGGATGTCCAGGCTTATATCCAACTCAGTGGAAAAAACTATTGGAAATCGAAGGGTATCACCATGTTGGCTTTTTGGCAGCGGAAGAAACCCAGCTTGGGCAGCAGATTATTAGTGCGCAAAGTGATGGTATAGTTCAAGTCACTCGAGGTACGAAGCGGGACAGGGGAAGAACGTCGGTTTCAAGTCAGCCATCATCTGGTGCCTCAATACAGACCAATCTTAAATCGAATGGAATGGATATCGAAGTATATGTGAAAGAATGCATTGTCCATACATTATCAGAATCTTTAAAGGTAATGGCTCACCTGATTGACCATGATGATTCGTTCTCCGATTTCGGTGTCGATTCTATCACGGGAACACAATTGGTGCAGAGCATTAATCGCATATTGCACATCGAACTTGAAAACACTGATCTATTTGATTACAACTCGGTTAATTTGCTTGCAGCATACATCTTGTCACAGTATAAGGATGTTTTGTCACCGGTACTCCCTTCTCGGCTGCTGTCTCCTTCAGAACAGAATGTGCAGTATTTTGTAAAACAAACTCTGCTTCAACATTTGTCCATTACTCTTAAAGTTGAAGTTAATATGATAGATTCTGAGGAGTCTTTTTCTGATTATGGTATTGACTCTATTACGGGAGTCCAATTTATTCAAGCGATTAACCATACGCTTGGCATTGAATTGGAAACTACTGATTTATTTGATTATAGCTCGATTCGCCAATTGTCCTCCTATATTTTGTCACAGCATCAGGGCGTAGTTGCACGGACATGGACCACCCGGTTTCAATCTGACGGCTTGTCTCCAAAAGAGATATCTGCCAACGAAAAAACAACAAAAGCAAGCGACAATGCCGGTCTACCTGCTAGAAATGACTCTATTTTAAATAAAAAGATTTCTGAAGGAATTCCAATACAAGATAAAAAAGATGATATCGCCATAATCGGTATGAGCGGGCGCTTTGCCCAGTCGGCATCGGTTGAGGAATTGTGGGATCACTTAGTTCATGGAAACGACTTGATTCAGGAGGTATCCCGGTGGAATTTATCCGATTATTACGATCAAGGTAAAGGGTATTGTAACTATGGCAGTTTTATAGAAGATATTGACCGATTTGATCCCAGATTTTTTAACATTACAGGACTGGAAGCTGCATACATGGACCCGCAGCAACGTATTTTTCTCGAAGAATCTTGGAAAGCCTTGGAGGATGCCGGATATGCGGGTTCAGGGGTACAGGGTAAAGACTGTGGCGTTTATGTAGGTTGTGGTCCTTCCGATTATACAGAATGGATCGATGATAACCCTCCAGCCCAAGCCTTTTGGGGAAACGCCAGCTCTATTCTCCCTGCCAGAATCTCTTACTACCTAGATTTGCATGGACCAGCGATTGCAGTAGATACGGCTTGTTCCAGTTCACTGGTAGCGATTCATATGGCCTGTCAGGGGCTCTGGACGAGAGAAATAGACATGGCCTTGGCGGGCGGCATATTTGTTCAGACAACTCCCAATTTTTATGTGCATTCCAATCGTGCCAATATGTTGTCCCCAACTGGACGGTGCCATGCTTTTGATGATAAAGCAGATGGATTTGTGCCAGGAGAAGGAGCGGGTGTAGTTGTTCTGAAGCGTTTAGAGGAGGCTATTGCCGATGGTGACCACATATACGGTGTCATTAAAGGTACTGCGGTCAATCAGGATGGTTTTACTAATGGGATTACAGCACCAAGCGCGAAATCTCAGGAACGTTTGGAACAGACTGTATTCGACCGTTTTGGGATCCATCCAGAAAATATACAAATGGTTGAAGCGCATGGGACAGGCACACAGCTAGGTGATCCTATAGAGTATAAGGCCTTGAACCGGGCATTTTCCAAATACACTAATAAGAAGAGCTATTGTGCATTAGGTACCATTAAATCGAATCTTGGTCATACCCAATATGCTTCTGGTATAGCTGGAGTGCTGAAAATATTACTTTCTTTGCAGCATCGTCAAATGGTTCCTTCCCTCCATTATCAACATGGAAACATGAATATTAAAATGGACAATAGTCCCTTCTATGTGAATACAAGTTTCAAGGAGTGGTCTGTTCCTTGGAATACAAAACGTTGCGCGGCTATAAGCTCTTTTGGATTCAGCGGTACCAATGCTCATATGGTGATTGAAGAAGCTCCTGAAATGAATCGGTATTATGCACCTGTCTCCAGTTATTTAATCGTTCTGTCTGCACGGACAGAAGAACAGTTGCAGCAGCAAGCCCAGCAATTGAGCACTTATTGTAAGAAGGAGGAAGAGCTGGATTTAGGTAATATGAGCTACACCTTGTTGCTGGGCCGTAAGCACCTTGATCATCGGCTGGCATGCATTGTAAGTCATACGAATGAGCTTGCTAATATACTGGATAACTGGCTGGAAACGGGAAGAACTGCGAATATGTATGTTTCTACCCTGAATGGATCTGAGATTAGGGATGATCCGGAATTAAAACAGCATGGAAACGAATGCATTATGAAATGTATAAAAGAAAATGATAAAACTCTTTTTGCTAGAAATTTGTCTGCTGTAGCTGAATTGTATATGCAGGGATACGGGCTGAATTACCATCAATTATTTGTAAATGGGGGATATTCCAGAGTTTCATTGCCCACTTATCCTTTTGGCAAGGAAAAGTTTTGGGTGCCCCAAAAACAAACTATCTCAGATACAGCTACCATTGCTCCAGATTCGCGGAAAGCTAATATGGACGATCATCACAGATCAGAAACTCGAAAATTGTCATATACAACGAAGCAATGGGCAGCAAGTCCGCTTGTCGGAAAAAATGATGCTGTTGGTACAGTTGCAATCTTGTCCACTCATGATACAGGAGAGCTTGCAGCCTGTCTGGCTTCTTATTTTTCAGATGTGCGAATATTAGGTAGAGATGAAATTAAAGATGATCTGTTGATGCAGGATCACATGTGGAATAAGTATACGGGCTGTATTGACCTGATTGGCTGCGGTTATGCTCAGGAGCCGGAAGTTGAATACATTTCCTGGCTGCAAAAGCTTATTGAGTATGGGAATAGAAACAATTTGATGTTGCTTTGTGTTACAAAAGACTTGGAATCTTATCGGAATGAAAAAATCAATTTATCAGGAGCTTTGAACGTTGGTTTGTATCGCATGCTGCAAAGTGAGTACAGCTATATCCGCTCACGTCATATGGATGGACAATCTGGAATGGCTGATAGATTGTTTGCAGAGCAAATTGCCTGCGAATACATGGACAACAATGAGGATACTGAAGTGTCTTACCGCGATGGACAGAGATATTGCGCGTTTTTGAATGAAGTCAACGTACAGCATAATCCAGTTCATGAACGGAAATTCCCCGAAAATCATGTTTTATGGGTGACAGGGGGAACGAAAGGACTGGGCCTACTCTGTGCACGTCACTTTGTACAGCATTATGGCGTGAAGAAGCTGATGCTATCGGGTAGGGAACAACTGCCACCGAAAGAGCAATGGAATTCGCTTGAGGCAGTTGATAGCGCAACTGCTGCAAAGATACGGGCAATCCAAAGTATCGAACGCCTTGGAGTAGAAGTATTTGTCCTGTCGGTTGAGTTATCAGACGCGGAGGCCATGCGAATTACTGTGGAAACCGTCAAGCGTTTTATGGGCCCTATTGGTGGCGTCATTCATTGTGCGGGTTTGGCCGATTTGGAAAATCTGGCTTTTATAAGAAAATCTCCACAGGTGATAGGACAGGTATTGAATCCCAAAGTGTTGGGTCTAAATGTCATGTATCAAAGTTTCATGAACGAGCCTCTGCGCTTCTTTGTGCTATTTTCTTCAGTGTCTGCCATTATTCCAGCACTTGGTGCAGGGATCAGCGACTACGCAATGGCCAATGCATATATGGATTATTTTGCCGAGTCGGTAGCAGGAACTTGTCCGATAATGAGTATCCAGTGGCCTAGCTGGAGGGAAGTGGGTATGGGAGAGGTCACCAGTAAACCATACAAACAAGCAGGTTTGCTCAGTATGTCCAACGAAGAAGGATTGAATATGTTGGACAGTCTTTTGGCAGATTCCCGCTATCGAGTCATTCTTCCTGCATGGGTAAATCCGGTTATATGGGACCCTACTCAGTTAATGAACCGCAGGCTCTCGGCAACAGAGTTCGTAAAAGAGGAAAGAGGACCAGTACAGGCTCCCATGCAAATGCTAGGAAGTGGGTATCTGGATAAAATTGATCTTACGGAAAAAACACAATCATGGTTGGTTTCACTTTTTGCCAAAGAATTGAGAATTGACAAAGCCGAATTCAAACCGGATACTCCATTTCAGGAATATGGAATGGATTCGATTTTGCTGGCTCAGGTCATCACTAGAATGGACTATGAATTAAAGGAAGTCTCGCTTGATCCGTCCATAATTTTGGAGTATCCAACCATGAAAAGCTTGACAGCCTATCTAACTGAGAATCACCCGGATATACTTGAGTCTTTTTTTAACATAGAAAAAAGCCAAGCACAGGAAGCAACAAATACGGAATGTGAGCAGAATCCCGTTTTTTCCTTATTAAAAGAAAATACAGCATTAAAAGAAAATAAATCGTTCTTAGACAGGAAAGAAAATGATTTAGATAAAAACGATAAAATAGCTATAATAGGAATTGATTGTCAATTCCCGGATGCTCATAATAAATATGAATTTTGGCTTAATCTGAAGAATGGTATGGATAGTATACGTGAAGCCCCCATCTCAAGGGTGGGACATATTAGGCAAACGGTCGCCGGAAAAGCAATTGAGGGTGTGGGCGGATTTATGGATCACATTGAGGATTTTGATCCGGATTATTTTAACATCCCTCCATCCCTTGCCATACAAATTGATCCGTTACAGCGTAAAATTCTGGAATGTGGCGCGGGTGCGATTGCAGATGCCGGATATACAAAAGAAGCTTTATGGAATAAGCAAGTGGGTGTATTTGTGGGCGCGAGAACCAATAAATATTATCAAAAGCTAAGAGGAAACGATAAAGATACCATTATCGGTGTCGGTCAAAATTTTATTGCTGCCCATTTGGCTCATGTCTATAATCTGAAAGGTCCTAATATGATAGTAGATACAGCTTGTTCCAGTTCATTAACTGCAATACATGTAGCGGCCAAAAGCGTATTGAACGGTGAGAGTGAGATTGCGCTGGCTGGAGGGGTGGACATTATTTTGGATGGGACCATATACCAACTTCTAGGAGCCGCTAATATTATATCCCCTGAAGGGCGCTCTAAGGCATTCAGTGCCGATGCTAATGGTATTGGTGTGGGCGAAGGATGTGGCGTAGTCGTTCTAAAGCGTCTGCAACAAGCCATCAAGGATAACAATAAAATCTATGGGGTCATTGACGGATCAGCGCTCAATAACGATGGAAATACCATGGGTATTACTACTCCAAACCCGGAGGCCCAGAAGGAACTTATTGAAAAAGCGATTGCAGATGCCCATATTCATCCTGAGACTATCAGCTATGTGGAAGCCCATGGAACGGGTACCCTTATCGGTGATCCTATTGAACTAAAAGCATTGACAACTGTGTTCTCAAAGTTTACAGGGAACAAACAGTTTTGCGGAATTGGTAGTGTTAAAAGTAATATTGGACACCTGATTAGCGCAGCAGGGATAGCAAGTTTCATCAAGGTTTTACTGTCCATGAGTAGTGGAGAGCTGCCAGCAACACTGCATTGCAGCAATCCCAACCCCCGGTTTAATTTCGATGACTCTCCGTTTTATATTGTAAAGCGCCATTCGAAGTGGACAGGTATAGCGGGAATTTTACGTGCAGGTATCAGTTCGTTTGGGCTTGGAGGGAATAATGCTCATATCATCGTAAGTAATGAGGGAGTTCCACATGCACTTCAGGCTGTATTGAGTTCAGATGATGAAGGGATTCGCTTTAACCGCCGGCGTTATTGGCCAGAGCCAATGGATATTCTGGAATCGATAAAACCGGTCACGCGGAAAGCGGAAGAATGGAAGCAGGAATTTTTTGAACCCATTGAGATTTATAGGGAGGGGAAACTGTAA